Proteins found in one Hevea brasiliensis isolate MT/VB/25A 57/8 chromosome 18, ASM3005281v1, whole genome shotgun sequence genomic segment:
- the LOC110636081 gene encoding LOW QUALITY PROTEIN: anthranilate synthase beta subunit 1, chloroplastic (The sequence of the model RefSeq protein was modified relative to this genomic sequence to represent the inferred CDS: substituted 1 base at 1 genomic stop codon), which translates to MAASLLSQSSLLRSKSSLHLKTLQNPRLPRPSTVFLPSKLTFVAKTENAFVAKCSMAVTESISLTAASNGREMKNPIIVIDNYDSFTYNLCQYMGELGCHFEVYRNDELTVEELKRKNPRGLLISPGPGTPQDSGISLQTVLELGPLVPLFGVCMGLQCIGEAFGGKVVRSPXGVMHGKCSLVYYNEKGEDGLFSGLNNPFTAGRYHSLVIEKDSFPSKQLEITAWTEDGLIMAARHKKYKHLQGVQFHPESIITSEGKTIVRNFIKLIERKEAVSQK; encoded by the exons ATGGCTGCAAGTCTACTTTCACAGTCATCTCTCCTTCGATCTAAATCCTCTCTTCATCTGAAGACGCTTCAAAACCCTCGTCTACCTCGCCCCTCAACTGTCTTTCTGCCATCAA AATTGACCTTTGTGGCGAAGACGGAAAATGCGTTTGTTGCAAAATGTTCAATGGCTGTCACAGAATCGATTTCGTTAACTGCGGCTTCGAATGGTCGGGAGATGAAGAATCCCATTATTGTCATCGACAATTATGATAGTTTTACTTATAATCTTTGCCAG TACATGGGGGAATTGGGATGCCATTTTGAGGTTTATCGGAATGACGAGTTAACTGTGGAAGAGTTAAAAAG GAAAAATCCAAGAGGGTTGCTTATATCCCCAGGACCAG GAACACCACAAGATTCTGGCATATCATTACAAACTGTTTTGGAGCTTGGACCTCTGGTGCCTTTATTTGGTGTGTGTATGGGACTGCAGTGCATTGGAGAGGCTTTTGGAG GGAAGGTTGTGCGTTCCCCTTAAGGTGTCATGCATGGGAAATGCTCTCTTGTTTATTATAATGAGAAAGGGGAAGATGGCTTGTTTTCTGGGTTAAATAA TCCTTTCACTGCTGGGAGGTATCATAGCCTCGTGATTGAAAAGGATAGTTTCCCTAGCAAACAACTTGAGATTACAGCGTGGACAGAGGATGGACTAATAATGGCTGCTCGTCACAAAAAATATAAGCATCTACAG GGGGTACAGTTCCATCCAGAAAGCATTATAACATCAGAAGGCAAGACTATTGTTCGCAATTTCATCAAACTGATAGAGAGAAAAGAGGCTGTATCTCAAAAGTAG
- the LOC110636072 gene encoding probable xyloglucan endotransglucosylase/hydrolase protein 28 → MNTPINTKMVVSHLPSGFLLILSLFAVLVSGSRRTLPIIPFDEGYTQLFGDDNLVIHKDGKKVHLSLDERTGSGFVSQDLYLHGYFSASIKLPADYTAGVVVAFYMSNGDMFEKNHDEIDFEFLGNIRGKDWRIQTNIYGNGSTNVGREERYSLWFDPSDDFHQYSILWTDSQIIFYVDNVPIREVKRTVSMGGDFPSKSMSLYATIWDGSDWATNGGKYRVNYKYAPYVTEFSDFVLHGCAVDPIEQISKCDMAQSSQAIPTGVNPLQRIKMDNFRTKYMTYSYCYDKARYKVPPSECVINRQEAERLKSFDPVTFGGGRRHRGKHHRRSRSSHAEAISI, encoded by the exons ATGAACACACCAATTAACACAAAAATGGTGGTCTCTCACCTGCCTTCTGGTTTTCTcctaattttatctctatttgctGTTCTTGTTTCTGGGTCTCGAAGAACTTTACCTATTATACCATTTGATGAAGGATACACCCAGCTTTTTGGGGATGATAATCTGGTCATTCACAAAGATGGCAAGAAAGTCCATTTATCGCTAGATGAAAGAACAG GGTCTGGATTCGTTTCTCAGGACCTATACTTACATGGCTACTTCAGTGCTTCTATCAAGTTGCCTGCAGATTATACTGCTGGAGTTGTGGTTGCTTTTTAT ATGTCAAATGGAGATATGTTCGAGAAGAACCATGATGAGATTGACTTTGAGTTCTTGGGTAACATAAGAGGCAAAGACTGGAGGATACAGACAAATATTTATGGTAATGGTAGCACCAACGTTGGCAGAGAAGAAAGATACAGCCTCTGGTTTGATCCCTCTGATGATTTCCATCAGTACAGCATTCTCTGGACTGATTCCCAGATCAT ATTTTATGTGGACAATGTTCCTATTAGGGAGGTGAAAAGAACAGTATCTATGGGGGGTGATTTCCCTTCAAAGTCAATGTCTTTGTATGCAACGATATGGGATGGGTCTGACTGGGCTACCAATGGAGGCAAATATAGAGTAAATTACAAATATGCACCTTATGTCACAGAATTCAGCGACTTTGTGCTACATGGATGTGCTGTTGATCCAATCGAACAGATATCAAAATGCGATATGGCACAGAGTTCGCAAGCAATCCCTACTGGTGTTAACCCCTTGCAAAGAATTAAAATGGACAATTTTAGGACAAAGTATATGACATATTCCTATTGCTATGATAAAGCTCGATACAAGGTTCCTCCGTCCGAGTGTGTGATTAATCGCCAAGAAGCTGAACGGCTCAAATCATTTGATCCAGTTACATTTGGTGGAGGCCGGCGCCACCGCGGGAAACACCATCGTCGGAGCCGATCAAGCCATGCTGAGGCCATTTCCATTTAA